The Ursus arctos isolate Adak ecotype North America unplaced genomic scaffold, UrsArc2.0 scaffold_33, whole genome shotgun sequence DNA segment actcttttctcccctcccatcAAAACCGAACAAAAATAAAGTGCAGCACCCATAAAAGTGTCAAGAAAATAGCCAAGTTCTTCCTTTCTTGTAACAAAATAGCACTTGGCCTCAGCAGTCTTAACCAAATCATACAGTGTCCATCATTTTGGATTCATCATCTTCTTTATGTACCACTGAGTTTAAACTGCAAAGAGCTGTACTGACAGAATACTGAAGATAATCtggattctggaaaaaaaaaaaaaaaaaaaaagaatatcggGAAGAAACAATGGATGAGAACGAGTTTCATGTCAGTGTACGCAACTACATATTCAGTTCACACCCTCTACCTCTCTGCAGTGTAGTAAAAGTAAAGTAGGTGGGAAAGAAAATGGACTTTGGAGTCCAACTTGGGTTGAAGCccaagaagataaagaaaatagacTGGACCACTTGATCCAAAGAGGATGTGACAAAGATACATGTAAAAAATTGAACTGTCATAAACactaactttttttccttttaacaaaacttgcaatttaaattatttaatcataTAAGGGTACATCTTCCATGTAATTATATGTACAAAGCTACTgacaatttaaaagataaatacgGCTCTAAGTTGGCAATGCGTTTTGAAGATTACTAATTACCAgactaaatattaaaaacacaaaacacttgcataaggaaaaaaaatgcatttaccaAGTAAAAATTACAGCTACCTTCAGAGTCTACATTGGTTTTTCAAAGGTTAAAAACAAACTCAAGTGGGAAGTTACTAATCTTTTCAGAGGTACTTagatccacattttaaaaattgagaataaaagaatattttaatttggatcttgtttattttttaaactcataAATATCCTATCTGTATATTTCTAAAGCTAGGAAGAAAACCTTattcaataaatgcaaaaataaaactatttttattaaagcacCACGACTAGGGACATAAGCCCTAAGACCCAGGACCTTAGGAAATTCTTCCCTAAGAATTCACTTTTGTCTATTCAGTTGTTCTGAATATCTGCTAGCTACTCAGAGTTTTACTACCGCTATCacctgttttcatttgtttatttaatgaacACCAATTAGGAAAATAGTCCAAACAGGGGATAGATGTCTTAAACTTTCCCACCCCATAGGGAGGCACAGTTTTCAAAAGATTCTCTTAAAGTACAATACGTTGCAATTCCATTATTTGTAAAAGTCAAAAAGCTAGCCAGACGCCAGATTATTCCCCAGCAAGTCCTGATGAAGGAAGTGGCACCAGTAACTGACGGAGGTCCGGAATACTGCACAATGCTGGACCTCAGTTCTAATCCTGCCTCTACCACCTCTTGTAATAAAGTCCTTACAAAGAAAACTACTCATCacattgaataaaattaaaagctggtCTATAGGATAAACCTAAGGTAACTGTTATAACACCTCTGTCCATAAGGCCTTGGTTTAGTTCTCTCAAAACTAAGGATGATGGTATTTGCTTATTTCACAAGATTATTGtcaactggaaaaagaaaaaaaaaaaaagctgaagtgtTATGCCAATTTAAGTTttacaaaaaattattaaactctCATTACACTATTCCATTCTTTGAAGAAACAGAGTACTAAGACCTTTTCTGACAATGCAAGCCCAATTCCAAAGCCCCTCAGAACAGAGCTTACAACTATCTACCAAGACCAGACTGGAGTTCCTCCAGAACTCATCATCCGTCTCCCTGAGAACTGTTAAGACCTCATTACGgagagacttaaaaaaacaaaaagcaatcaaCATACCTAACTTAATCTACACTGAAATTCCATTGATTACCCTATATTTTCATCTAGGAACGTTCTCAACACATTTCTCATCCCAGTGACTAGTCCTCTGTAAGAGCACATGACTGTGTCTCCTGTCCTGTTTCTAGCATCTGATTCAACAACAGTCTGAAGTGCGGGTGAATGAGCAGTGAAGCAGGATAGAATACTGGAGTATTAGCCGTGTCATTCAGGCAAACTGCTTAACCTCCATGAGCTTCagtttattcatccataaaaatgaatgaaaatgaattacaGGGCTTTTGAGAAGATGAAATGCAACAACATATGAAAAGTGTTTTGCAATCTATAAACTGATGTAATAAAAATGGGATATAATTATTACAGTAAGTTTTTCTCCTAAAAGCTTCCCATCACCCAGTCTACAGTCCTGTGCATCTAGCTGCAATTTTATCCAGTCCTTCTTTCCCTCAGGAGGACTAGACCAGGATGCTCAACTTCTCCAACCATGAGGAATTAGCTCAAATGAATTAAGTCTGAACAATCCTGATAATATTGGCAACTTTAAAGTGTCAAAACAGTATAGCCCCAGCCCCCCCATCTCGCCAAGGGAGGCTGAGCAGCAGACTCAGCAGCTCTCTGATACGTGCAGTAAGAACTTAGTTCTCTCGAACTAGAAGCAATTTGTTGATAATACCGGCCTCTTAGGATATTTTAATGTGTATCTTTTCCCTCTTATGTTTAGAACCAATAACATCCTTCAaagtctcttctttcttttgtattcaTTATGTGATATCTTAATTTTAGGTTTATAATATTGGACTTGACAGTGTCTTACAGTCATAAAATTCCCTTGGAAAGACTACTTCCCTGTGGGCTATTTCTCAAAAAAcggaaaataaaatcattgctaTATTTAAAGAGCATTAAGAGATAGTCTGTAGGACAAATGGAGGGGGAATATTGCTTATAGATGTAATGAAGGGGAAGTATTACTAATATGTAAAAATCAAGACCTTGATTATTCTTATCCTTGAGAATCAGTATTTTTGGCTGAGTTGAATATTATCAATTGTTTTCCTTAATTGTCACTTTGGCCTATGACTTATGTAACTGAAATGGTGAAATTATAGAGACATAAGGTGTAGATACTGAAAATCTCAATCCTACCACTATATGAGATTTCAAACTACAGGGCTCTCCTCACATTGTCTTCTGAACGAGTGTGCTCTTTTCACTGCGTAGGCAACAGACTGAACTGGCTAACGCTGGTCTTAGAATCTTGGGGCCAGGAAATGAGATGACTGGGCTCAATTAAAATGCTACTAAAATCAACATGCGCAGCAACTTTCTAGTGATAACTTAAATCTCCCTCTTCCGACAGAAATCCTTTCATGCTAGAAACACAGCTTTATCTTGATCTCACAGCAGAGGCTCAAACAGTTGGTGAACATTATTAGCAAGGGCAGCTTAGCAGAAGGTGCATTAATGTACTAAAAATATTACCTCTGGCAGGCAACACcaacatttcataaaataatactaaataaacTCATGGAACAAATCACCCTGGTTGCCACTTGGTTGTATGCTCTGAAGCTAATTCATCctaagaaaaattttcttttttaagattttttatttaagagggagagcCTGTGTGGGCATGCAGtgggttgggggggcagagggagagagaaactttagcagactccacatggacactgggcttgatcccacgaccccaagatcatggcctaagccaaaaccaagagctggacactcaacagcctgcaccacccaggtgcccccatcccaAGAAATTCTTAACAGTACAGTTCACTGAGAATGAGATGTTCCTCAGGAGCCATCTTGAAAAATTTATGATTGAGATGATCAGTAGGTAACACTTGCCTCTAAGAGTGCTTAGGTACAActcatttcttctatatttaaaGGAGTGGAATTTGATGTCTCTGTAAATACCCAAGAGATGGAAGAGATTTAGTGCCAAAACATGGCGTGAAATGAAAGAGTGATCTTCTGAGgcaagaatatttaaaatgatctcGCATACATTACATGTTAAGAACAAAGAGTAGTCTAAAAGaacaaaagttatgtgaataaattaatgaaacaagtatttagggacacccaggtggcccagtggagtaagcgtctgccttgggttcaggctgtgatcccagactcctggatcgagtcccgcatcaggctccttgctcggcggggagcccgcttctccctctgcctgctctgcctgccgcaccccgcttgtgcgcatgctctctctgacaaataaataaatctttaaaaacaaaactaacaaatatttacttttccaaCTTACCTGTGGTAAGGATTCTAACAAACCTACAGATCCCACACTAGAATGGGGAACATGATTCTGAACTGTCATAGGTTGAAAACTTGGTGATTGAGAATAAAGTCGGACTCTTGACTTGAAAGCTTCAAGTTCATTTTTGAATGCTTCAAAATaaccttcttcctctgcctggaaaacacacaaaacaaagacTCTGTTTTTCAAGACTTCAAAACCGCACACTAAATTCTAACAAACATATTAGATATGAAGTGGAGGAAGTAAAGAGGAGATGAATAGTTTAAATGTACGTAGACACCACCAAGACCCCTGTCAGATTTGTGAAGACGACCTGTTTTATAGGAATATTAATGGTTTGttccatttccctctgctccaggaatataaaacaaacatacatacatacacacaaatacgtatatacacacacaaatataacaACAGTAGGAATTCTCCGTATTTCTCTTGATTCTTGACAAGATCCAAAATAGTTCACATTTAACCTCTCACATTGCCAAGCAACAACCAAGGGATATTCTTAAAACCTCCTAATTCTCCAGCAGTTAATGATAAGGCACTATTACCTGTTTCTGTCAATCTCCAGCTCTATACTCCCTATTTGTAAAGCcatgaaaaccaaataaaattcaacattcaatTCCATTCTGGAATTACCTTAGTGAAGCAAATAACCTTTTCAACATTATGGAGAGGAAAAACTATAATGAGTATTATGTTGCAGGAGGGGACCTCCCTCCAATAACGTAGAACAtaatcaagattctttttttttttaaatgatttttaatatattatgttagtcaccatacaatacatccccgtTTCATAATCAAGATTCTTGATGTAAAACACGCAATTGTCAGTAGCCTCCACTTAGGGTTCCTCTGCAGTTAAAGAATGACACAGCACTTACCCTATGTTAATAGGACTTTAGGCTTTGAAGGTGATGGACAAGATTTTGTCAAAATCTCATTCCATAGTATCACTGGGCCCACTTGTGTGGAatgctattttttctttaatgtagtTTAGGTTATGTAATCAAATTAAAACTTGTGAGTTACTTATTAACATCAATATCTATACAAATCACGCAGACAATGTTCTGTGCTGCCATTCTATCTTTTTATGAATTTAGCAGTCATTTCCTTTAGTACAGCATTTCACTTTAATCAACATATGGTACTTGTACAGACATACAGGATATTAGCCTTCATATCCACAAGTAATCCTTCTCAAATGGTTATGCAACAAACTATGCAGGGAGCCAAGTGGCACAGCTGCGGGCTTTACTGCACGCCGAAGGCCTGGGGATTTCGATCTAGAGAGACTTGACTAATTTTTGCTTTAAGTAAACTATTCTCTATGCTAATTTCCTAacttgtaaaatagaaataataaccCTCATAAAATCTTATGAGGATTTAATGAGTTAATCCATGTACagtgcttagaatagtacctggcacaaagtaaTAAGTACCATGAAAGTTAGTTATtccttaattttagaaaattattaagaACAAAATGCTAAGATTGAAGACTTTTCAGTTCTATTTTGACAAAGTAAATTTCAAAAACTAGACATATGTTGGCTATGTTCCATTATCCTATTAATAAGCACTAGTTCAAACATATCCACTCATGTAAGGTGAAAAACAAAGTATGGTTTTTATTATGTCTGTGTGTCAAGTGAACATTTAGAATAGTCATTAGAAGCCTAACTAAAATACCAACTCAATCGTTTACTCATTAAAACTCTTACTGTTTTGGGAAAATTACCTATTTAGGCTGCACTTTAAAAGCATTTAGAGCATTTAAGGTAGGGCTACTATCaacctgatatattttttttaattcaatacatttaacttaatacattttttcctctttataaaaGGGATTATGTTCATTGTagtatatattaaagaaaatggaaatcatgTGTAATTCTGCCACCCAAGAATAATCAAAGTTAAACTTTTGGTATATGTCCTTCTAACGTCTAATTGTGTATGCTGAAATGTATCATATATGTAAAAAAACCATGTGAAATACGTATGTAGTTTATTGGGCAAAACCCCACTATGTTCCCATAGAAATTAGGAAATGGATCATTGCTAGCATCTTACGAATCAGTTCCCAAGAgcatttcttctcccttctctgaggCTACCATTAATGTGACTTTCTTCttaaaagtcactcctttgccTCTTCGGTTTTACTGCTTACTTACGTACCCTTCAACTATATATCATTTAGTTCTGCTTGTTTTGTAACtttataaaagaatatagaatattttttaaaagatactggATATATcattctgtgactttttttttcttcacactcTAGTTTTTTCATCCACAGTAATGCTGGTtaatatttacccaaatgagtatCCCAGTTTATTCATTCTACAGtcaacagacacttgggttgctcccaGGCATTTTGCAATTATGAGCACTTCTACTATGAACATTATGGTATGTGGTGCACGTGTATAAGAGCTTCTCAAgggcagcagttctcaaacttcatGGTCTCAGGACTCCCTTCACAgtgctgaaaattactgaggacTCTAAAGAGTCCTGTTTATGTGGGCTATTATTTGTCAACGTTCACTGTGTTAGAAATTAAAACCCaggaatttgaaaaatattatctgACATATAACAACAAActcattacatgttaacatttctaacatttttattttaaaaaaactcatttctgaaacaaaaatacTTAGTGACAAGTCTGGCTTAACAGAAGATGGCTGGATTCACACATCTGCTTCTGCATCAAATAACATCTTTGTGTTATGAAAACAGTTTTGACTCAAGGCCTCCCGAAGCCAGGTCTTGAAGACAGTTGGGTGTCCCTGGACCACATGCTGAGAAATCTGTTCTCTAGTATATATACCTAGGAGAATTTCTGGGTGTTACCACTTGTTCAACTTCGCTAGGAAATTTCCCAGAGTGGTTGTACCCATTTATACGCCTACAAGCAGTGAATGTGAACTCTTATTGCTCTACTTCTTGTACAACTCTTCAATTATTACTAATCTAGTGAGTGTGAAATGGTATTTCATCTTTCTAGAcatgtctatttttctttaatatggcCAACATCAtcctatatataaatatgtatcacTTCCTTTGACTTTTAGCATAGCATTTTCTCAGttcattaaaaattcttctttaatgttaATGGTTGTCATAATATTCTTCGTACCACAGGTTGTTTTTAACCATTCTTCTAGTTGTTGaaattttaggtttctttttatttcattagaaAAGTCATTTCTCATTAAACTATGAgttctttttttactttatttttgttaaactGTGAGTTCTATACATGGAGGATACTGTATCTGTTTCGTTCAACACTGTATCTTCAGCATCTTGAAAACAGTCCTTGCATTAGTAGACGGTCAACACTTACTGGCTGAATAAATGATGCATTAGTCTTAATTTTCCTGAACACAAACATTCATTTAAACGAGTCTCCATTTCACATGCATGCTATAGTACAGCCTCTAACAGAGCTCCCTTAAGTCTAAATTAGAATGAAATCAGCAAAGTAAGTTTTCCCACTATAATATCTATACAGAGTTTAGCCTGTGGCATTCTTTGATGTATATGGGCCAAAGAGGTCTCAGCTAAGGCTTAAtcttcccatttaaaaatattaaatagttaCTTACTTTggctttctggaaaaataaacgAAAACACCCTCTTGGATCCACATTACAGTTTTTGGCCATTTCCATAATAAACTGCATTACAACAGCCTGATGTGCTATTTGTTCCATTAGAGCCCCTTTCTGAAAATAGACAGATTAAAATCATGAGAAATACCTCTGGAAATGTATTTAATATTGTGATTActatctgtattttaaaacatgattttccaatagcttaaaaaagaaaagggtttATAGTATGTGGGAACAAGAGAAATGAGGCAGCAAAGAAAGCACACAAGAGAAAAGTTTCCATATGCTAACTAAAACAACTAAAAACATTCCCACAGTAAACTCAAGTagatctaaaaacaaacaaaaaaattaattccatttaatAACCTTCCTGCTTTCATTTAAAGTaacataaaagacaaaacaaaaaaccaaaaaagtaaaCCAGAATCCACTAAGGTTCCAGAAACTCAAAGTTCATACAATACCTGCTCAGCTTCTAGATGAAAACAccataaaataagatatttagcAGTCTCTTCACATACAAGGTATGGATGGTCAGATAAAAATCTCTGACTATCATCCCATCGACTCAACATacctataaaaaaaagaattaaaccaCAATTGTCAAATActcttacaaataaagaaattggtATTTTAAATGATTCTCTTTAAAGATGATTCATATTACCACAGCAATTTGTTGATGGTTAACAAACAAATAAGAGGGataaaactcaattttttttttaaagagtttacctatatttatttgagagagagagagagtgcatgagcggggtgagaggcagagttggagaagcaggctccccgctgagcagggagtcccattcagggcttgatcccgggactccaggatggtgacctgagccaaaggcagacacttaactgactgagccatccaggcgtcggGATAAAACTCTTTTAAAGCAATACCCAATGTATTGGAAATAGCTTCCAAAGTTcacaaaaagttttatttcagatAATTAGGTTAAAGTAGGGTGACTGGCTTAAAGCCAAAAAACCCTGCATCTGGGAAATGCCTGAAGTTCCAGGCAAACTGAGATGACTGGTCATCCTACGCTGAACTGAGTACAAATGATTTCAAGAGACTCAATATTATTTATTCACAGAATACAATTTTTTCTACTAGAAAGATggcaaagaaagcaaaacctCAAGAAACTGTATTCAGCAAACacttaataaaacagaaaaaccacattatctcttatttatttaaaaatgtctaagATGATATGGTCAGACGTTGCCAGCATGGAAAACCAATCCAGTAGGTATTATAACAGTAAATACACTTTAACCATTTTAGTCATGTTAATCATTTAGTTATATttataacaaatagaaaacaaaatcagtTAAGCATACTTGAAAGCAGATACCATTTTGCTTCAAAATATCAAGTTAATCCAAATACTATTTAAGGTGTCTCTTCATCCAAATTAGTAAGAAATTTGGTGAAAAAGTCAATGCTATCATGGAACCAGCGAAGCCTTcagcttttaattttgttcagtAAAACTTACGCTTGAACTAATTAACTATGTTAGCTTTAGATTCTTAAGActcatccaggggcgcctgggtggttcagttggttaagtgtttgccttcggttcaggtcatgatcctggggttttgggactgagccccgcatcaggctccttgctcagtggggagtctgtttctccctctccctctgcccctgctcgctctaatagataagtaaaatctttaaaaaaaaaaaaaagactcatctaAAGAAGTTTGTATGTCTCTGAATCATTGTGGAAATTTTATAAGGTGGTCTCAACAGTTTGGCAGTAAAGTTTTCCTCTAGACACAAACTGAACTTCTATATATTAAAGTTCCACATCAGAACACAAATGAGAACCAAACTGAGGACAAATGTCTTACTGAGAAATACACATTTAGCAACACATGGGAAccaactgaaaataaatgattttctcatttaaaaggaGGGAAGCATTTTAGCATTTTCACGTAAAGAGTTTTAGAAGCTTTATGAAGTATTTCCCCAACACTTTGGATACAGTGATAGGGCATTTTAAATTCTGAGAAACACAATGATTTTGAAAGTTATTTAAAACTACTTCGGGgggggagggcctgggtggcgcaggcgttaagcgtctgccttcggctgagggcgtgatcccggcgttctaggatcgagcccgcatcaggctcctcctccgctgggagcctgcttcttcctctcccactccccctgcttgtgttccctctctcgctggctgtctctctctctgtcaaatatataaatctaaaaaaataaataaaataaaaaataaaactacttctCAAGGTATACTTAAAGAGTCTAGTAACTTCTGGGGGTCAGATCTAAAGAAAGCATAATCCTTCTTTCTTatacctgaagccataaaacaaaTCCTATGAAGCAGTTTTGTGTTAGCTCTGTTACACTCCTGAACCGGTAGTATTTTCAACTCTGTCCACCATCCACAGAGAGCACATTGCTTCTGTTTACTTCTACAGCAGCATCACAACTTACTGAGACACCAAATCCTAtccattttagtttcttttacaGGAAGGATAATACGTTAATGACACTTACAGGGATCATGAGGAAGGGTACCCTTAAATGTTACAATTTTTAAACTATCCATTTAATacctaaaacaaaattaatacttGAGGTTGACCACAGCTTTTCTATATCTGAGAAATACCTACCATCACCTGATTTCAAAAATGCATATCAATTATTATGAAAATGAGGTTAGGTTACAGGTAGTCCATACACGCCTTTGTGAAAAGAGTGTGGAATCTTATGAACAAAATACTTACTTGATGGCTTTAGTGGAACAGAACATAGCTGAAATTACTAATGTTATTTTGGAATTTGTAAACAAACTTATAAACAAATAGAGAGTAGCACAATCTAGCATGGCGACTAAGCAAGCCAACTCTGGAAATCAACTGCATAGGTCCGAAAACTGGCCTTCCACTTACTATGCCTTGCCTATCTCTatgcctccctttcctcttctgtaaaataaggcTAAAAATAGTATCTCGCTCAGAGGGtttctgtgagaattaaatgagttgatacatATCAAGCACTTGGGACAGTGTCTAACGGAGAGTAAATATTAGGTAGTATCAACACAAAAGGGAacaattcattctttcattaaatattaaatactttggTTAAGGTTAATCTAGTCATTTCAACTAGCCAACCAATCTCTGAATGCTTGAAAAACCTTAGTttgacaaattaaaatattttaattatgtgctTTCACCTATGTATTTTCCTCAGCATCTAAATCCCAATGCATCTATCGGCTCTCGGTATTCCACCTAATTTCTAAAATGGTCCTCCAATACACATTGTTACtgatttccccttcttttttgcATTATAGAGTAATAGATCTGAATCCTTTAAATTATACTTACCATTTTAATGTCTCTATCTGCTAAAACTCTCCCCAAGAGGTCGTAAATTTCTTAATGAAAGATAAATGAcctctttttctgtatttccccAGTCTCAGGTCTGCTGTATTTCTAATCACCTACCACCAGACAACTATTTCTACCTACATGCTTGCACATAAATTCATCTTATTTGAAACTAAACccatttttctctccctgccATCTATGGTGCTTCCTAGGCTCCATGTCACCCACTCAAAAATTCTAGAAATTCCTCTAGACATTTCCATTCTTCCCACATCAAACTGCTCACCAAGTCCTGTGGTTATACTATTATAAACTGTCAATACAGTGAATCACATTAATAAATTTTCCAATGTTAAGCCATCCTTGAATTCTTGGGATAaaccttttaaaactattttttcattattataaaaat contains these protein-coding regions:
- the CDC37L1 gene encoding hsp90 co-chaperone Cdc37-like 1 isoform X2, giving the protein MEQPWPPPGPWSLPRAEGEAEEESDLDVSPSSPRCPQLSGGGAQMYSHGIELACQKQKEFVKSSVACKWNLAEAQQKLGSLALHNSESLDQEHAKAQTAVSELRQREEEWRQKEEALVQRERMCLWNMDAISKDVFNKSFINQDKRKEIEDEDKSKSFMQKYEQKIRHFGMLSRWDDSQRFLSDHPYLVCEETAKYLILWCFHLEAEQKGALMEQIAHQAVVMQFIMEMAKNCNVDPRGCFRLFFQKAKAEEEGYFEAFKNELEAFKSRVRLYSQSPSFQPMTVQNHVPHSSVGSVGLLESLPQNPDYLQYSVSTALCSLNSVVHKEDDESKMMDTV
- the CDC37L1 gene encoding hsp90 co-chaperone Cdc37-like 1 isoform X1 is translated as MEQPWPPPGPWSLPRAEGEAEEESDLDVSPSSPRCPQLSGGGAQMYSHGIELACQKQKEFVKSSVACKWNLAEAQQKLGSLALHNSESLDQEHAKAQTAVSELRQREEEWRQKEEALVQRERMCLWNMDAISKDVFNKSFINQDKRKEIEDEDKSKSFMQKYEQKIRHFGMLSRWDDSQRFLSDHPYLVCEETAKYLILWCFHLEAEQKGALMEQIAHQAVVMQFIMEMAKNCNVDPRGCFRLFFQKAKAEEEGYFEAFKNELEAFKSRVRLYSQSPSFQPMTVQNHVPHSSVGSVGLLESLPQVSWKSKYLLVLFLKIYLFVRESMRTSGVRQAEQAEGEAGSPPSKEPDAGLDPGVWDHSLNPRQTLTPLGHLGVPKYLFH